The Coffea arabica cultivar ET-39 chromosome 3c, Coffea Arabica ET-39 HiFi, whole genome shotgun sequence genome contains a region encoding:
- the LOC140037915 gene encoding uncharacterized protein, whose product MVDGLCEQFKIRHRNSAIYRPQMNGAVEAANKNLKKIIRKMTERHRDWHEKLPYALMAYRTSIRTSTGATPYSLMYGMEAVLPAEVEIPSLRILMEAKLEEADWLKQRHEQLTSIDERRFNAICHGQCYQRRVARAYNKKVHRRAFEEGDKLAKDISCVPWRGRMKAEAGLHPDHSVEGLRNLEFHIKEQRKASATRRKRQERIGG is encoded by the exons atggtagatggactatgtgAGCAGTTCAAAATCAGACACCGtaattctgctatttataggcctcagatgaatggagccgtGGAAGCTGcgaacaaaaatttgaagaagattataCGCAAAATGACTGAAAGGCATCGTGATTGGCATGAGAAGCTGCCTTATGCACTAATGGCATATCGGACTTCTATCCGAACATCAACTGGGGCAACGCCGTATTCActtatgtatggaatggaagctgtcTTGCCAGCTGAGGTTGAGATtccgtcgctacgaatccttatggaagCTAAGTTGGAGGAGGCTGACTGGTTGAAGCAGCGACATGAGCAATTAACTTCGATCGATGAAAGGAGATTCAACGCTATCTGTCATGGTCAATGCTATCAGAGGCGGGTGGCCCGGGCTTAtaacaaaaaagtccatcggcggGCATTCGAAGAAGGTGATAAA CTTGCCAAGGACATTTCATGCGTGCCATGGAGGGGCAGGATGAAGGCAGAGGCTGGCCTTCATCCTGACCATTCAGTGGAGGGTTTAAGGAACTtggagttccatataaaagAGCAAAGAAAAGCATCAGCCACAAGAAGGAAACGGCAAGAGAGGATCGGCGGCTAA